Genomic segment of Microcoleus sp. bin38.metabat.b11b12b14.051:
GTTTGGTACTACAATGCAGCAAAAGTTCAAGCGTTTTTGACTTCAAAGGCTGAGGGGATAAAGGAAAATGGGAGATGTTAGACCTGTGCCTGTAGGCATAGTTGGCGCTTCAGGTTATGGCGGCGTGCAACTGGTGCGACTGCTGGCGGATCACCCAGCGGCCGAAGTAGTGTATGTAGGCGGGGATAGCAGTGCGGGAAAACCTTTTTCCAGCCTTTATCCGCATCTGACTAACTGCATTGACTTGACTATCGAGGCGATCGACTTAGATAAAATAGCGGCAAAATGTGAAGTTGTGTTTCTGTCGCTGCCGAACGGTTTAGCTTGCCAAATGGCACCGACGCTGATTGAAAAAGGCTGCAAAGTCTTGGATTTGTCGGCTGACTACAGATTTGAAAATCTGGATACTTATAAAGCTTGGTACGGCGGCGAGCGATCGGACTCTGAACTCGCTGCCACCGCTGTTTACGGTTTGCCAGAATTGTACCGCGATCGCATCAAAGACGCTCAATTAGTAGGCTGTGCCGGCTGCTACGTCACTGCTAGTTTATTAGCCCTGGCACCTTTGCTCAAACAAGGTCTGATCGTGCCAGAAACAGCAATTATCGACGCTAAATCCGGTGCTTCGGGAGGGGGCCGCAAAGCCGAAGTTAATCTGTTGTTGGCTGAAGCAGAGGGTTCTCTAGGCGCTTACGGCGTTGGCCGCCACCGCCACACCCCGGAAATCGAGCAAATTTGTAGCGCTTTAGCCGGACAAGATATCAAAGTCCAATTTACTCCCCACTTAATTCCCATGGTACGGGGAATTTTGGCAACAGTTTACTCAACTCTGCGCGATCCGGGATTGGTTCGGGAAGATTTAATCACGATTTTCACCGCTTTTTACCGCAATTCTCCTTTGGTAAAAGTCTTGCCGGCTGGGGTTTATCCCCAAACAAAATGGGCTTGCGGTACAAATCTTTGTTATATCGGCGTGGAAGTCGATCCGCGTACTGATCGGGTAATTGTGCTGTCGGCGATCGACAATTTAATTAAAGGTCAAGCCGGACAAGGCATCCAGTGCATGAACTTGATGATGGGTTGGGAAGAAACTTTGGGTTTGCCTCAATTGGCTTTCTATCCTTAGTTATTGGGAATGGGTAATTGGGAGTAGTGTCAACTTAAGTTTGAAACCATTGATAAATCTCGTTTGTAGCCGAGGCCTGATCCCCCTCGCATCCCCCTTAAAAAGGGGGACTTTGAATGCTTATTGTTCCCCCCTTGCTTTCGGGGGGCTAGGGGGGATCATGCCTCGGCGGTAAACAGCAGTCTGTGACTAAGTTTGACTTTAAGTTGACACCAATGGATAATGGGGAATTACCCATGCCCAAGTTTTATTTCGGCCCGTAGCCGATCGCTCCAGCATAAATTGCCCGATCGCCCAATTCGTCCTCAATCCGCAATAAACGGTTATATTTGGCAACTCGTTCGCTGCGGCACAGAGAACCAGTCTTGATTTGGCCTGCGCGAGTCGCTACCGCTAAATCAGCAATTGTAGTATCTTCAGTTTCACCGGAACGGTGGCTAATTACCGATCGATAGCTGTTGCGCTTCCCTAGGTCGATCGTATCCAAAGTCTCAGTCAAAGAACCAATTTGATTCAGCTTAATCAAAATCGAATTGCTAGCTTTCAAATCAATTCCTTTTTGCAAGCGCGTGCGGTTAGTAACAAACAAATCGTCGCCCACCAACTGAATTTTGCTGCCCATTTTTTGAGTCATCGCCACCCAACTATCCCAATCGTCTTCGTGCAAACCATCTTCAATGGAAACGATCGGATATTGACCGACTAAACCATCCAAATAATCGATTAATTCAGCGGGGGAATGAGCCACACCGTCGTAGGTGTACTTCCCATCTTTGTAAAACTCGCTAGCAGCAACATCCAAAGCCAAAGCAACTTGTTCCCCTGGCTTGTAACCAGCTT
This window contains:
- the argC gene encoding N-acetyl-gamma-glutamyl-phosphate reductase, with amino-acid sequence MGDVRPVPVGIVGASGYGGVQLVRLLADHPAAEVVYVGGDSSAGKPFSSLYPHLTNCIDLTIEAIDLDKIAAKCEVVFLSLPNGLACQMAPTLIEKGCKVLDLSADYRFENLDTYKAWYGGERSDSELAATAVYGLPELYRDRIKDAQLVGCAGCYVTASLLALAPLLKQGLIVPETAIIDAKSGASGGGRKAEVNLLLAEAEGSLGAYGVGRHRHTPEIEQICSALAGQDIKVQFTPHLIPMVRGILATVYSTLRDPGLVREDLITIFTAFYRNSPLVKVLPAGVYPQTKWACGTNLCYIGVEVDPRTDRVIVLSAIDNLIKGQAGQGIQCMNLMMGWEETLGLPQLAFYP